From one Aquila chrysaetos chrysaetos chromosome 7, bAquChr1.4, whole genome shotgun sequence genomic stretch:
- the IGSF5 gene encoding immunoglobulin superfamily member 5 produces the protein MERFQKLILIPLILTASLPGLGFCYSIINGPANATVLAGSEARFNCTVSVGWVILIWLSNGNPVLTVINSQGAVETSDRFTSQNYTSSNAFTSELIIHNTQLSDSGKIECSTQQHSENSFAFLSVQVNGSLFIKNSTLTVKENKTIEIVCEALGWAPAPDITWMTNDSFIDKSRYVTQHSQGSNGLHNALSILTLTPTDTEILTCLADIEALPNPQNATVTVIFVNSTLENYYSEESRSTWVIVLAVVLSLVGIILLIIIIVVVVRCCCLKKKGSTYQNEIRKVSAEKKKDGDLENRQRHGSENQGYIPEEPWNTEQIPRISSLPPMSSKFTVPAADLHNSSIPKVRPQRRTDYLISPKKIRNVTLV, from the exons ATGGAGAGGTTCCAGAAGCTCATTTTAATTCCTCTCATCTTAACTGCCTCGCTACCAG gtCTTGGCTTTTGTTACTCCATTATAAATGGCCCTGCTAATGCAACAGTCCTTGCTGGTTCAGAAGCCCGGTTTAATTGCACTGTGTCGGTAGGATGGGTAATTCTCATCTGGCTGTCCAATGGAAATCCTGTCCTCACTGTCATCAATTCTCAAGGAGCTGTTGAAACATCAGACCGCTTCACGTCTCAGAATTATACCAGTAGCAATGCATTTACCTCAGAGCTGATCATCCACAACACCCAGCTGAGTGACTCTGGAAAAATTGAATGCAGCACTCAGCAACATAGTGAGAATAGCTTTGCGTTTCTTTCTGTTCAAG TTAATGGATCTTTATTCATCAAAAATAGCACCTTAACagtaaaagagaacaaaacaattGAAATTGTTTGTGAAGCCTTAGGATGGGCTCCAGCTCCAGACATTACCTGGATGACAAATGACTCTTTCATTGATAAGTCAAGGTATGTTACCCAGCACAGTCAAGGATCTAATGGCCTCCACAATGCCCTGAGCATCCTAACTTTGACTCCGACGGACACTGAGATTTTGACTTGTTTAGCTGACATAGAAGCACTCCCTAACCCTCAGAATGCAACTGTAACTGTTATTTTTGTCAACTCTACTCTAG aaaattattacagtGAAGAGAGCAGAAGCACATGGGTTATTGTACTTGCAGTCGTGCTTTCACTTGTTGGTATTATTCTTCTGATCATTATTATTGTGGTTGTTGTACGCTGCTGCTGCCTAAAGAAGAAAG gatcTACgtatcaaaatgaaataag AAAAGTttcagctgagaagaaaaaagatggtgATCTGGAAAACAGGCAAAGGCATGGTAGCGAAAATCAAGGATACATTCCAGAGGAACCGTGGAACACAGAACAAATCCCAA gaatttcctctcttcccccaaTGTCTTCAAAGTTCACTGTCCCTGCTGCGGATTTACATAACAGTTCCATACCAAAG